One window of Pseudomonas sp. ML2-2023-3 genomic DNA carries:
- a CDS encoding SdiA-regulated domain-containing protein — MRRVSRPFALVLGVILVALVAAGFAAQHFRIFERAWFQASQLWQPADPAAINLGEYRAVLQGKVIEGLEDDVSALTYDPLRKSLFTVTNKKAELVELSLDGRLLRRIALVGFGDAEAVEFIGENTYVITDERQQRLIKVRIDDSTQVLDAKDAEQLTLGINRLGNKGFEGLAYDSVGKRLFVAKERDPMLIYEVRGFPQANAQQPYATHVVTNPRRDARLFVRDLSSLQFDERTGHLLALSDESRLLLELDLEGRPISVLSLKKGRHGLKKSVPQAEGVAMDEDGTVYVVSEPNLFYVFKKT, encoded by the coding sequence ATGCGCCGTGTCAGCCGTCCTTTTGCTCTTGTTCTGGGTGTAATACTCGTGGCTCTTGTGGCCGCCGGATTCGCCGCGCAACACTTTCGAATCTTTGAACGAGCCTGGTTTCAGGCCAGCCAGCTGTGGCAACCCGCCGATCCGGCTGCGATCAATCTGGGCGAGTACCGCGCCGTGCTGCAAGGCAAGGTGATCGAGGGACTTGAGGACGATGTGTCGGCCCTGACCTACGATCCGCTGCGCAAAAGCCTGTTCACCGTCACCAATAAAAAAGCCGAGCTGGTCGAGCTGTCCCTCGATGGTCGTCTCTTGCGGCGCATCGCGCTGGTCGGGTTTGGCGACGCCGAGGCCGTTGAGTTTATTGGCGAGAACACTTACGTCATCACCGATGAGCGTCAACAGCGGCTGATCAAGGTAAGGATCGATGACAGCACCCAGGTGCTGGATGCCAAAGATGCGGAGCAATTGACGCTGGGGATCAACCGGTTGGGCAACAAGGGCTTTGAAGGCCTGGCCTATGACTCTGTGGGCAAGCGCCTGTTTGTGGCAAAGGAGCGCGACCCGATGTTGATTTATGAGGTGCGCGGCTTTCCTCAGGCCAATGCGCAGCAACCTTACGCCACCCATGTGGTGACCAACCCGCGACGTGATGCGCGATTGTTTGTGCGGGATTTGTCGAGCTTGCAGTTTGACGAACGCACCGGGCACTTGCTGGCGCTGTCGGATGAGTCCAGGTTGTTGCTGGAGCTGGACCTGGAGGGGCGCCCGATCAGTGTGTTGTCGCTGAAAAAGGGCCGTCATGGCCTGAAGAAATCAGTACCGCAGGCAGAAGGTGTGGCCATGGACGAAGACGGGACGGTGTACGTGGTGAGTGAGCCGAATTTGTTTTACGTGTTCAAAAAAACCTGA
- the ilvA gene encoding threonine ammonia-lyase, biosynthetic: MLEQYVKKILNSRVYDVAVETPLQLANQLTERLGNQIWLKREDLQPVYSFKIRGAYNKLMHLSDAERACGVVTASAGNHAQGLALAAKVLGVKATIVMPKTTPEIKVEGVRSRGGIVVLHGDSFPEALAYSLQLVEQKGYVYVHPYDDPHTIAGQGTVAMEILRQHPAPLDAIFVPVGGGGLIAGIAAYVKYLRPDIKIIGVEPDDSNCLQAAMAAGERVVLPTVGIFADGVAVGQIGQYTFDICKDYVDEVITVSTDEICAAIKDIFDDTRSITEPAGALGVAGIKKYVEQRGVRGQTLVAIDSGANVNFDRLRHVAERAELGEGREAIIAVTIPEEAGSFKAFCQAIGKRQITEFNYRYHTGSEAHIFVGVQTHPENDPRSALLASLTEQGFPVVDLTENELAKLHIRHMVGGHAAKVSDELLFRFEFPERPGALFNFLNKLGGRWNISMFHYRNHGAADGRVMAGLQVPADERHLVPAALAEIGYPYWDESDNPAYQLFLG; this comes from the coding sequence ATGCTCGAACAGTACGTTAAGAAGATCCTAAACTCGCGTGTTTATGACGTTGCCGTAGAAACCCCGTTGCAGCTGGCCAACCAGCTGACCGAGCGGTTGGGCAACCAGATTTGGCTCAAGCGTGAAGATTTGCAGCCGGTGTATTCGTTCAAGATTCGTGGCGCTTACAACAAGCTGATGCACTTGAGCGACGCCGAGCGCGCTTGCGGTGTGGTCACGGCCTCTGCTGGCAACCACGCTCAGGGCCTGGCCCTGGCGGCCAAGGTACTGGGTGTCAAAGCCACTATCGTCATGCCAAAAACCACTCCTGAGATCAAGGTCGAAGGCGTGCGTTCCCGTGGCGGCATTGTGGTGCTGCACGGCGATTCTTTCCCGGAAGCCCTGGCCTACTCGCTGCAACTGGTTGAGCAAAAAGGCTACGTCTACGTCCATCCCTACGATGACCCGCACACCATTGCCGGGCAGGGCACCGTGGCGATGGAAATTCTGCGCCAGCACCCGGCGCCGCTGGATGCGATTTTCGTCCCGGTGGGCGGTGGCGGGCTGATTGCCGGTATTGCGGCGTACGTGAAATATCTGCGTCCGGATATCAAGATCATTGGTGTCGAGCCCGATGACTCCAACTGCCTGCAAGCTGCGATGGCGGCAGGCGAGCGCGTAGTGCTGCCAACGGTGGGGATTTTTGCCGACGGTGTTGCTGTGGGCCAGATTGGCCAGTACACGTTTGACATCTGCAAAGACTATGTGGATGAAGTGATCACCGTCAGCACTGACGAGATCTGTGCGGCAATCAAGGATATCTTCGACGATACCCGATCGATCACCGAACCTGCCGGCGCGTTGGGTGTGGCCGGGATCAAGAAGTACGTTGAGCAACGGGGCGTACGTGGCCAGACCCTGGTGGCGATCGATTCCGGGGCCAACGTCAACTTCGATCGTTTGCGCCATGTGGCCGAGCGTGCAGAGCTGGGTGAAGGCCGCGAAGCCATCATCGCCGTGACGATTCCAGAAGAAGCAGGCAGCTTCAAGGCGTTTTGCCAGGCCATCGGCAAGCGTCAGATCACCGAATTCAACTACCGCTACCACACCGGCAGCGAAGCGCACATTTTCGTGGGTGTGCAGACTCATCCTGAAAACGACCCGCGCAGCGCACTGCTGGCCAGCCTGACAGAGCAAGGCTTTCCGGTGGTCGACCTGACCGAGAACGAACTGGCCAAGCTGCACATCCGCCATATGGTGGGCGGGCATGCGGCGAAGGTCAGTGATGAGTTGCTGTTCCGTTTCGAGTTTCCGGAGCGTCCGGGTGCGCTGTTCAACTTCCTGAACAAACTGGGCGGGCGCTGGAATATTTCGATGTTCCACTACCGCAACCACGGTGCGGCCGATGGTCGGGTCATGGCTGGCCTGCAAGTGCCTGCCGACGAACGCCATCTGGTGCCGGCGGCACTGGCTGAAATCGGTTATCCGTATTGGGATGAGAGCGATAACCCGGCCTATCAGCTGTTTCTTGGCTGA
- a CDS encoding RNA pyrophosphohydrolase → MIDPDGFRPNVGIILTNDAGQVLWARRINQDAWQFPQGGINPDETPEDALYRELNEEVGLEREDVEILACTRGWLRYRLPQRLVRTHSQPLCIGQKQKWFLLRLVSNEQRVRMDLTGKPEFDGWRWVSYWYPLGQVVTFKREVYRRALKELAPRLLTRA, encoded by the coding sequence GTGATCGACCCCGATGGTTTCCGCCCTAATGTCGGGATTATTCTGACAAATGACGCTGGTCAGGTACTTTGGGCTCGCCGTATCAATCAAGACGCCTGGCAGTTTCCACAGGGAGGCATCAACCCTGATGAGACGCCGGAAGACGCCTTGTACCGTGAGCTGAACGAAGAAGTTGGCCTTGAACGCGAAGATGTAGAAATACTCGCCTGCACGCGAGGCTGGTTGCGTTATCGTTTGCCGCAACGACTGGTGCGTACCCACAGCCAACCGCTGTGTATCGGCCAGAAGCAAAAGTGGTTTTTGCTGCGCCTGGTCTCTAACGAGCAACGGGTGCGGATGGATTTGACCGGTAAACCGGAGTTCGATGGCTGGCGTTGGGTCAGTTATTGGTACCCGTTGGGCCAGGTGGTGACATTCAAGCGCGAGGTCTACCGTCGCGCTCTCAAAGAGCTTGCCCCGCGCCTTTTAACGCGCGCCTGA
- a CDS encoding HAD family phosphatase, whose product MRLALFDLDNTLLGGDSDHAWGDYLCQRGILDGDAYKARNDEFYQDYLAGKLDNAAYLNFSMEIFGRHDMAQLDQWHREFMRDCIDGLMLPKAQALLAKHREAGDTLVIITATNRVVTAPIAQKLGVEHLIATECEIVDGRYTGRSTDVPCFREGKVTRLNRWMAENGYSLEDSYFYSDSMNDLPLLEQVDHPVAVDPDPNLRAEAIKRGWEVISLRD is encoded by the coding sequence ATGCGTCTGGCTTTATTCGACTTGGACAACACCCTTCTGGGCGGTGACAGCGATCACGCCTGGGGCGACTACCTGTGCCAACGGGGCATTCTCGATGGCGACGCCTACAAGGCGCGCAACGACGAGTTCTACCAGGATTACCTGGCCGGCAAGCTCGACAACGCTGCCTATCTTAATTTCAGCATGGAAATCTTTGGCCGCCATGACATGGCGCAACTGGATCAGTGGCACCGCGAGTTCATGCGCGACTGCATCGACGGCCTGATGCTGCCCAAGGCCCAGGCCCTGCTTGCCAAGCACCGTGAAGCAGGCGACACGCTGGTGATCATCACCGCCACCAACCGCGTGGTCACGGCCCCCATTGCCCAGAAACTTGGCGTGGAACATCTGATTGCCACCGAGTGCGAAATCGTCGATGGCCGCTACACCGGACGCAGCACCGACGTACCGTGCTTCCGTGAAGGCAAGGTCACGCGCCTGAACCGCTGGATGGCCGAAAACGGCTACAGCCTTGAAGACAGCTACTTCTACAGCGACTCGATGAACGACTTGCCGTTGCTGGAGCAGGTTGACCATCCGGTGGCGGTGGACCCTGATCCAAACTTGCGAGCCGAGGCCATCAAGCGTGGCTGGGAAGTCATCTCGCTGCGCGACTGA
- a CDS encoding SdiA-regulated domain-containing protein → MATDPQLIPPLPKSSRLRMRWYYWLLLLGALLYGLASIMHWDDRGALWVLERFESPSEQNESVWLPDYTAVIDAKVLPGMEKDEASDLAYNPLSKTLFSVMGKNPFLVELTLDGDVLRKIPLVGWSNPEGLTVMENGLLAIVDEREHMLSIVNIDADTKTLNIADFPKYDLGPSKNQNKAFEAIAWDPRRQQLLLGEERPPQLFVWRSDGGQVLTGSKQKVPSDELDLRNLSALSIDPRTGHTLVLSADSHMLLELDELGEQVSFMTLLGGFNGLKNTIPRAEGVAIDEHGTLYMVSEPNLFYRFEKKAR, encoded by the coding sequence ATGGCAACAGACCCTCAGTTGATTCCGCCTCTCCCCAAGTCCTCTCGCTTGCGCATGCGCTGGTATTACTGGTTATTGCTGCTTGGCGCATTGCTCTATGGATTGGCGTCGATCATGCATTGGGATGACCGCGGTGCATTGTGGGTGCTGGAGCGGTTTGAAAGCCCGTCTGAGCAGAACGAAAGTGTGTGGCTGCCTGACTACACGGCGGTGATTGATGCCAAGGTGCTGCCGGGGATGGAAAAGGACGAAGCATCAGATCTGGCTTATAACCCGCTGAGCAAAACGCTGTTTTCGGTGATGGGCAAGAATCCGTTCCTGGTGGAACTGACCCTTGATGGCGATGTGCTGCGTAAAATTCCGCTGGTGGGCTGGAGCAACCCCGAAGGCCTGACGGTGATGGAAAACGGTCTGCTGGCCATTGTTGACGAGCGTGAGCATATGCTGAGCATCGTTAATATCGATGCCGACACCAAAACCTTGAACATTGCCGACTTCCCCAAGTACGACCTGGGCCCGTCGAAAAACCAGAACAAGGCGTTTGAAGCCATTGCCTGGGATCCACGCCGCCAGCAGCTGTTGCTGGGTGAGGAGCGTCCACCGCAGTTGTTTGTATGGAGAAGCGATGGCGGCCAGGTACTCACCGGCAGCAAGCAAAAAGTACCCAGCGATGAACTGGATCTGCGCAATCTGTCTGCCCTGAGCATTGACCCGCGCACGGGGCACACACTGGTGCTGTCGGCTGATTCGCACATGCTCCTTGAACTTGATGAGCTGGGCGAGCAAGTCAGTTTCATGACCTTGCTTGGCGGTTTCAACGGTCTCAAGAACACCATTCCCCGGGCCGAAGGGGTCGCGATCGATGAGCACGGTACGCTCTACATGGTGAGCGAGCCGAACCTGTTTTATCGTTTCGAGAAAAAGGCCAGGTAA
- a CDS encoding DUF2269 family protein, producing METFTALKLLHGVSTLLLFVSAIALLVLVIRRWRAGDKNLSGGLVQRPWSFVWALMGVCLLALPVSGWFLVHLAGWPLSQLWLLAGSCLYVLGSLSWLWLVVRLNRLRLGRMARYPGFTLVLAIFCAVCFIAIAGLMGAKPV from the coding sequence ATGGAAACGTTCACAGCGTTAAAACTGCTGCATGGCGTGTCGACACTGCTGCTGTTTGTCAGCGCCATTGCCTTGCTGGTCCTGGTGATTCGTCGTTGGCGTGCAGGGGACAAGAACCTGTCGGGCGGGCTGGTGCAGCGGCCCTGGAGCTTTGTCTGGGCGTTGATGGGGGTGTGCTTGCTGGCGTTGCCGGTCAGTGGCTGGTTTCTGGTGCACTTGGCCGGTTGGCCCCTGAGCCAATTGTGGTTACTGGCGGGCAGCTGTTTGTATGTGCTTGGCAGCTTGAGCTGGTTATGGCTGGTGGTGCGCCTCAACCGGCTGCGGTTGGGACGAATGGCCAGGTATCCGGGCTTTACGCTGGTTTTGGCGATTTTTTGTGCCGTCTGTTTTATCGCCATTGCCGGGCTGATGGGCGCCAAGCCGGTTTAA
- a CDS encoding SfnB family sulfur acquisition oxidoreductase, producing the protein MSLISKQVPVIHSDAEALSVARELAAHFKRDSALRDRERRLPFDELELFSHTGLWGITVPKAYGGAGVSNVTLAQVVALIAAADASLGQIPQNHFYALEVLRVNGTHEQKQRLYAEVLAGQRFGNALAEIGTKTAHDRTTHLAKAEHGYRITGRKFYATGALYAQRIPTSVVDDNGIQHLAFVHRDSDGLSVIDDWSGFGQRTTGSGSVVFDNVSVATQDVIPFQSAFERPTPVGPLAQILHAAIDTGIARAAFEDALNFVRTKTRPWIDATTDIASEDPLTLKSFGHLSVRLHAAEALLERAGEFLDSAQTDTSASTVAAASIAIAEARALSTEISLAAGSTLFELAGSQATLAEHGLDRHWRNARVHTLHDPVRWKYHAVGNYYLNDANPPLRGTI; encoded by the coding sequence ATGTCACTGATATCCAAACAGGTCCCGGTTATCCACAGCGATGCCGAGGCCCTGAGCGTAGCCCGTGAGCTGGCGGCGCATTTCAAACGCGACAGCGCACTGCGCGATCGTGAGCGACGCCTGCCTTTTGATGAGCTGGAACTGTTTTCCCACACCGGCCTGTGGGGCATCACCGTGCCCAAGGCCTACGGCGGTGCCGGTGTGTCCAATGTCACCCTGGCCCAGGTTGTCGCGTTGATCGCTGCGGCCGATGCCTCGCTGGGGCAAATCCCGCAGAATCACTTTTATGCCCTTGAAGTTCTTCGGGTCAATGGCACTCACGAGCAAAAGCAGCGGCTGTATGCCGAAGTGCTGGCCGGGCAACGCTTCGGCAATGCCCTGGCCGAAATCGGCACCAAGACTGCACACGATCGCACCACCCACCTGGCCAAGGCCGAACACGGCTATCGCATCACCGGCCGCAAGTTCTACGCCACCGGCGCACTGTATGCGCAGCGGATTCCTACCTCGGTGGTGGACGATAACGGTATCCAGCACCTGGCATTTGTCCACCGCGACAGCGACGGCCTGAGCGTGATCGACGACTGGAGCGGCTTTGGCCAGCGCACCACGGGCAGCGGCTCGGTGGTATTCGACAACGTATCGGTCGCCACCCAGGACGTGATCCCGTTTCAAAGCGCCTTCGAGCGTCCGACCCCGGTTGGCCCGCTGGCGCAGATTCTGCACGCGGCCATCGACACCGGTATTGCCCGCGCCGCCTTTGAAGACGCCCTGAATTTTGTGCGTACCAAAACCCGGCCCTGGATCGACGCCACCACCGATATCGCCAGCGAAGACCCCCTGACCCTGAAAAGCTTCGGCCACTTGAGTGTGCGCCTGCATGCTGCCGAGGCCCTGCTGGAGCGGGCCGGGGAATTCCTCGACAGCGCCCAGACCGACACCAGCGCCAGCACCGTGGCAGCCGCCTCGATAGCCATCGCTGAGGCGCGAGCCCTGAGCACTGAAATTTCCCTGGCCGCGGGCAGCACTCTGTTCGAGCTGGCGGGCAGCCAGGCCACCCTGGCCGAGCACGGTCTCGACCGCCACTGGCGCAATGCCCGGGTCCATACGCTGCATGACCCGGTGCGCTGGAAGTACCACGCCGTGGGCAACTACTACCTCAACGATGCCAACCCGCCACTGCGGGGGACCATTTGA
- a CDS encoding SfnB family sulfur acquisition oxidoreductase, whose product MSNLANAHLQSDQDVAPLLLAAQVLRTDNEALEAARALAASAREHAGKRDQQRKLPWSHIEAFTRSGLGSISIGREFGGPKVSFVTLAEVFAIISAADPALGQIPQNQVGILSLIAATATQAQKEQLFASVLQGWRIGNAGPERGSKNTLDLKARITADGDDFVINGQKFYSTGALFAHWIAVKAINDHGKPVMAFVRRGTPGLRVVDDWSGFGQRTTASGTVLLNNVRVEAELVVDSSRLNDAPNIQGAVSQLIQAAIDLGIARGAIADTISFVRERSRPWIDAKVERNSDDPYVIADIGKLHIELHAAEALLRKAGRVLDEVSAAAIDAHAAARASIAVAEAKVLTTELSLLASEKLFELAGSRATLAEFNLDRHWRNARVHTLHDPVRWKYHAIGAYRLNGTLPARHSWI is encoded by the coding sequence ATGTCCAATCTGGCCAATGCACACCTGCAAAGCGACCAGGATGTCGCGCCTCTGTTGCTGGCAGCGCAAGTTCTGCGCACCGACAACGAAGCCCTTGAAGCCGCCCGAGCGCTGGCTGCCAGCGCACGGGAACACGCGGGCAAACGCGACCAGCAACGCAAGCTGCCGTGGTCGCATATAGAAGCCTTTACCCGTAGTGGCCTGGGAAGTATCTCCATTGGCCGCGAGTTTGGCGGGCCCAAGGTGTCATTCGTGACCTTGGCCGAAGTGTTCGCGATTATCTCGGCTGCCGATCCGGCGCTGGGGCAGATCCCGCAGAATCAGGTCGGCATTCTCAGCCTGATCGCTGCCACGGCCACCCAGGCGCAAAAAGAACAACTGTTCGCCAGCGTGCTGCAAGGCTGGCGCATCGGCAATGCAGGTCCGGAACGCGGCAGCAAAAACACCCTCGACCTGAAGGCCCGGATCACCGCCGATGGGGACGATTTCGTCATCAACGGACAGAAGTTTTATTCCACCGGGGCCCTGTTCGCCCACTGGATTGCGGTTAAGGCAATCAACGATCACGGCAAGCCGGTCATGGCCTTTGTACGTCGCGGCACACCGGGCTTGCGCGTTGTCGATGACTGGTCCGGATTTGGTCAGCGCACCACCGCCAGCGGCACCGTACTGCTCAACAATGTTCGAGTTGAAGCCGAACTGGTGGTCGACAGTTCGCGCCTCAACGATGCGCCCAATATTCAAGGCGCTGTGTCGCAGTTGATCCAGGCGGCCATCGATCTGGGCATTGCCCGGGGCGCCATCGCCGACACCATCAGTTTTGTGCGCGAACGCTCACGCCCGTGGATCGACGCCAAGGTCGAACGCAACAGCGATGACCCTTACGTGATCGCCGACATCGGCAAGCTGCACATTGAGTTGCACGCCGCCGAGGCCCTGCTGCGCAAAGCCGGTCGCGTGCTGGACGAAGTCAGCGCCGCTGCGATTGACGCTCACGCCGCTGCCCGCGCATCCATTGCCGTGGCCGAGGCCAAAGTGTTGACCACCGAGCTGTCGTTGCTGGCCAGCGAAAAGCTCTTCGAACTCGCCGGCAGCCGCGCCACCCTTGCCGAATTCAACCTCGACCGCCACTGGCGCAACGCCCGGGTGCATACCCTGCACGACCCGGTGCGCTGGAAGTACCACGCCATTGGCGCTTACCGCCTCAACGGCACCTTGCCTGCCCGGCATTCCTGGATCTGA
- the rpiA gene encoding ribose-5-phosphate isomerase RpiA: MTQDQLKQAVAQAAVDFILPKLDDKSIVGVGTGSTANCFIDALAQHKGAFDGAVASSEATAARLKGHGIPVYELNTVSDLEFYVDGADESDENLNLIKGGGAALTREKIVAAVAKTFICIADASKLVPVLGAFPLPVEVIPMARSHVARELVKLGGDPVYREGVVTDNGNIIIDVFNMQIINPVELERQINAIVGVVTNGLFAARPADLLLLGTPEGVKTLSK; encoded by the coding sequence ATGACCCAGGATCAACTCAAACAGGCCGTAGCCCAGGCTGCAGTCGACTTCATCCTTCCAAAACTGGATGACAAGAGCATCGTCGGGGTCGGCACCGGCTCCACGGCCAACTGCTTCATCGACGCCCTGGCCCAGCACAAGGGCGCATTCGACGGCGCCGTGGCCAGCTCGGAAGCCACCGCTGCCCGCCTCAAGGGCCACGGCATTCCGGTGTATGAGCTGAACACAGTCAGCGACCTGGAGTTCTACGTTGATGGCGCCGATGAAAGCGACGAAAACCTGAACCTGATCAAAGGCGGTGGCGCAGCCCTGACCCGCGAGAAGATCGTGGCGGCCGTGGCCAAGACCTTTATCTGCATCGCCGACGCCAGCAAACTGGTTCCGGTACTGGGGGCGTTCCCGCTGCCGGTTGAAGTGATCCCGATGGCCCGCAGCCACGTGGCCCGCGAACTGGTCAAGCTGGGTGGCGATCCGGTCTACCGCGAAGGCGTGGTGACGGACAACGGCAATATCATCATCGACGTGTTCAACATGCAGATCATCAACCCGGTTGAGCTGGAGCGTCAGATCAACGCCATTGTTGGCGTCGTGACCAACGGCCTGTTCGCCGCCCGCCCGGCTGACCTGCTGTTGCTGGGTACGCCTGAAGGCGTCAAAACCCTGAGCAAGTAA
- a CDS encoding LLM class flavin-dependent oxidoreductase, translating to MSKKKILINAFNMNCIGHINHGLWTHPRDNSTTFNTLEYWTELAQLLERGLFDGLFIADIVGVYDVYQQSVDVPLKEAIQLPVNDPLLLVSAMAAVTKNLGFGLTANLTYETPYLFARRMSTLDHLTRGRVGWNIVTGYLDSAAKAMGLTEQVEHDRRYDQADEYLQVLYKLWEGSWENDAVINDPVQRIYARPDKVHKVKHDGEFYQVEGYHLCEPSPQRTPVLFQAGSSDRGLVFAGRHAECVFISGQTKAATKAQVDKVRASAVAAGRNPDDIKLFMGLNVIVAPTEAQAQAKRDEYLRYASAEAGVAHFSSSTGIDFADYELDEPIQYVKSNAIQSATKVLQNNDWTRRKLLEQHALGGRYITLVGSPEHVADELESWIAETGLDGFNLTRIVTPESYVDFIDLVVPELQRRGSYKTAYDTGSLRQKLFVDGDAHLPQRHTGAAYRYQDL from the coding sequence ATGAGTAAAAAAAAGATCCTGATCAATGCCTTCAACATGAACTGCATTGGCCATATCAATCACGGGCTGTGGACGCACCCACGGGACAACTCGACCACCTTCAACACCCTGGAGTACTGGACAGAGCTGGCTCAGCTATTGGAACGAGGACTGTTTGACGGGCTGTTCATCGCTGACATCGTGGGCGTGTACGACGTTTATCAACAGTCGGTTGATGTCCCCCTCAAAGAGGCGATCCAGTTGCCGGTTAACGACCCGCTGCTGCTGGTTTCGGCGATGGCTGCCGTCACCAAAAACCTCGGCTTTGGCCTGACCGCCAACCTGACCTACGAAACCCCGTATTTATTCGCGCGCCGCATGTCGACTCTGGATCACCTGACCCGCGGCCGCGTCGGCTGGAATATTGTCACTGGCTACCTCGACAGCGCTGCCAAGGCCATGGGCCTGACCGAGCAAGTCGAGCACGACCGTCGCTACGATCAGGCCGATGAGTACCTGCAAGTGCTTTACAAGCTCTGGGAGGGCAGCTGGGAAAACGACGCCGTGATCAATGACCCGGTGCAGCGCATCTACGCCCGGCCCGACAAGGTTCACAAGGTCAAACACGACGGTGAGTTCTATCAGGTGGAGGGGTATCACCTCTGCGAGCCGTCGCCCCAGCGCACCCCGGTCCTGTTTCAGGCGGGCAGCTCGGATCGCGGGCTGGTATTTGCCGGGCGCCATGCCGAGTGCGTGTTTATCAGTGGCCAGACCAAGGCCGCCACCAAAGCCCAGGTCGACAAGGTTCGCGCCAGCGCCGTGGCGGCGGGCCGCAACCCTGACGACATCAAATTGTTCATGGGCCTCAACGTGATCGTTGCACCGACCGAGGCACAGGCGCAGGCAAAGCGTGACGAGTACTTGCGCTATGCCAGCGCCGAAGCGGGAGTGGCGCACTTTTCCAGCTCCACGGGCATCGACTTTGCCGACTATGAACTGGACGAGCCGATCCAGTACGTGAAGAGCAACGCGATCCAGTCGGCGACCAAAGTGCTGCAAAACAATGACTGGACCCGGCGCAAGTTGCTCGAACAGCACGCGCTGGGCGGGCGCTACATCACCCTGGTGGGTTCGCCGGAACACGTGGCTGATGAACTGGAGTCGTGGATCGCAGAAACCGGCCTCGATGGCTTCAACCTGACCCGCATCGTCACCCCTGAAAGCTACGTCGATTTTATCGACCTGGTGGTCCCCGAACTGCAACGCAGGGGCTCCTATAAAACCGCTTATGACACCGGCAGCCTGCGGCAAAAGCTGTTTGTCGACGGGGATGCGCACTTGCCACAACGCCATACCGGCGCGGCTTACAGATATCAAGACCTGTAG